A single region of the Salicibibacter cibi genome encodes:
- the cotE gene encoding outer spore coat protein CotE: MDHKKEHYREIITKAVCGKGKKFSKTTHTIKPAHRPSSILGCWVINHKYDAKRKGDSVEITGDYDINVWYSYENNTKTDVASEKVSYKEHVPLKMRSDEVMTDDFDVIARATKQPNTIEASISKKDKEVNVEVEREFAAELVGETKISILVHPDKEDDYYQDVKWADQVSDQELKDDIQPDFLGRRPGDFELHGHYKETKEEDRKEETHGEKKD, translated from the coding sequence TTGGATCATAAAAAGGAACATTATCGGGAAATCATCACAAAGGCGGTTTGTGGAAAAGGAAAAAAATTCTCGAAGACGACCCATACGATCAAGCCTGCCCATCGCCCATCAAGCATTCTCGGTTGTTGGGTGATTAACCACAAGTACGATGCCAAACGAAAGGGGGACAGTGTAGAGATTACCGGCGATTACGATATTAATGTATGGTACTCTTATGAAAATAACACAAAAACAGACGTGGCGAGTGAAAAAGTATCGTACAAGGAACATGTGCCGTTAAAAATGCGCTCCGATGAAGTAATGACGGATGATTTCGATGTCATCGCGCGAGCAACAAAGCAGCCGAATACAATCGAAGCATCCATTTCCAAGAAAGATAAAGAAGTCAATGTGGAAGTGGAACGGGAGTTTGCGGCAGAACTCGTCGGGGAGACGAAAATCTCTATTCTCGTTCATCCGGATAAAGAAGACGATTATTATCAGGACGTCAAATGGGCGGATCAAGTTTCCGACCAGGAATTGAAAGATGACATTCAGCCTGATTTCCTGGGAAGACGGCCGGGCGATTTTGAATTGCACGGACATTATAAGGAGACGAAGGAGGAAGACAGAAAAGAAGAGACACATGGCGAGAAAAAAGATTGA
- a CDS encoding class I SAM-dependent methyltransferase produces the protein MKPLQTIVTTSRYPTPQMQTRAWQLAKRFQCPYATRFRKTMADFLQKAEVVYMVGKGGRDKLYEYNGHQPFFFHPSMAKIRVQRLMAGEVDVLISAAGLRPGTTFLDMTLGFGADSIVASYAVTASGCVTAVEKNPYIAEVVARGLHCHQEDVEALNEAMRRISVVQQDHHAYLQSVPANSFDVVYFDPMFSHARMHSAHIEPLRAFADTGSLHEAVIEEAKKVAKHNVVLKAERDSPLFERFRFHNVRKHRTVSYGTMHMGGGQEDEETGNCDRRADGGGENVGRH, from the coding sequence ATGAAACCCCTTCAAACGATTGTCACGACGAGCCGCTATCCAACGCCGCAAATGCAAACGCGTGCGTGGCAATTGGCCAAACGTTTTCAATGCCCGTATGCAACGCGTTTCAGAAAAACGATGGCAGATTTCTTGCAAAAAGCGGAAGTCGTCTACATGGTCGGGAAAGGTGGGCGGGACAAGTTATACGAGTACAATGGCCATCAGCCGTTTTTTTTCCACCCGAGCATGGCAAAAATACGCGTCCAACGTTTAATGGCCGGCGAAGTTGATGTGCTTATTTCGGCCGCGGGATTACGACCGGGAACCACCTTTCTCGATATGACGCTTGGTTTCGGTGCGGACAGTATTGTCGCAAGCTATGCAGTGACAGCTTCCGGATGCGTCACCGCTGTCGAAAAAAACCCCTATATCGCCGAAGTGGTGGCAAGAGGTTTACACTGTCACCAAGAAGATGTCGAAGCATTGAATGAGGCGATGCGGAGAATATCGGTCGTCCAGCAAGATCATCACGCCTACTTACAATCCGTACCGGCAAATAGTTTTGACGTCGTCTATTTTGATCCAATGTTTTCGCATGCCCGTATGCATTCGGCACATATCGAACCATTACGCGCCTTTGCCGATACAGGTAGCCTTCATGAGGCCGTCATTGAAGAGGCCAAAAAAGTGGCCAAACACAACGTTGTACTGAAGGCAGAGCGAGACAGCCCTCTTTTTGAACGTTTTCGATTTCACAATGTGCGGAAGCATCGAACGGTTTCATACGGAACGATGCACATGGGAGGTGGGCAGGAAGATGAAGAAACCGGTAATTGCGATCGTCGGGCCGACGGCGGTGGGGAAAACGTCGGTCGGCATTGA
- the mutL gene encoding DNA mismatch repair endonuclease MutL, protein MSAIVTLEETLSNKIAAGEVVDRPASVVKELLENALDAGSTRIDIELQDGGLSRIHVLDNGAGIAPEEAELAFLRHATSKIKNEDDLHHIQTLGFRGEALPSIASVAKLTLETAQNQAAGVRLRYQGGRLIARAKSKARQGTSVLVEELFFNTPARLKYMKTVNTELGNATDVVNRVALARPDVSFRLIHNERQVLFTNGNGDRRSVIYAIYGKQVAENMLTASGISQDFEITALMAKPDMNRASRHYMSVFINGRYIKHFPLLKAIEKAYHTLLPIHRYPIAVIAITMNPTLVDVNVHPSKWDVRISKEETLLLEVSEMIRERLQQETLIPEQTERELQRFDKPREEVRELPLTFASEREKYAPTSSSVREEDDEQNKEESAPSLKEENRLSDEKTETQIHEGGEDAQPHYEDMEHVYEEPNTESESSELQRIPVMYPIGQLHGTYILAQNDQGLYLIDQHAAQERIHYEYYRKKLGDPEQMSQSLLVPFTMTFTPQEAARIEELASALEEMGVQLEAFGVHTYRVRAHPTWIPKGVEEETIRELIAQLLSLKQPDIPELREEAVALTSCKAAIKANRHLRSDEMFALLEEMRACKDPFTCPHGRPIYIHITRYELEKMFKRVM, encoded by the coding sequence ATGAGTGCCATCGTTACGCTGGAAGAAACACTTTCCAATAAAATAGCTGCCGGAGAAGTCGTTGATCGGCCAGCCTCTGTCGTCAAGGAACTGCTAGAAAATGCACTGGATGCGGGCAGCACTCGTATTGATATTGAATTGCAAGACGGCGGTCTATCCCGTATCCATGTGCTGGATAATGGCGCGGGGATTGCCCCTGAAGAGGCGGAGCTCGCGTTTTTGCGACACGCGACGAGTAAAATAAAAAACGAAGACGACCTTCATCACATTCAAACGCTAGGCTTTCGCGGGGAAGCCCTTCCGAGCATCGCTTCTGTTGCCAAGTTGACGTTGGAGACGGCCCAAAATCAAGCGGCAGGCGTTCGCCTCCGTTATCAAGGTGGGCGATTGATTGCCCGCGCAAAAAGCAAGGCGCGTCAAGGCACCTCGGTCCTCGTCGAAGAACTTTTTTTCAATACACCTGCTCGACTGAAGTATATGAAAACCGTTAATACGGAACTTGGGAATGCAACCGATGTCGTGAATCGAGTAGCATTGGCGCGGCCGGATGTTTCTTTTCGCTTGATTCACAATGAACGGCAGGTGCTGTTTACAAACGGCAATGGGGATCGGCGTTCGGTAATATATGCTATTTATGGAAAGCAAGTTGCGGAAAATATGCTGACGGCATCCGGAATCTCCCAGGATTTTGAGATTACCGCCCTGATGGCAAAGCCGGACATGAATCGTGCGAGCCGCCACTATATGAGTGTTTTTATTAACGGGAGGTACATTAAACATTTTCCCTTATTAAAAGCGATCGAAAAAGCGTATCACACGTTACTCCCCATTCACCGCTATCCAATCGCTGTCATCGCGATAACGATGAACCCCACCTTGGTGGACGTCAATGTGCACCCGTCCAAATGGGATGTGCGTATCAGTAAAGAAGAAACCTTGCTCTTGGAAGTAAGTGAAATGATCCGGGAACGTTTGCAACAAGAAACGCTTATTCCGGAGCAAACAGAGCGTGAGCTTCAACGCTTTGATAAACCTCGGGAAGAAGTGAGGGAGCTTCCGCTCACTTTTGCCAGTGAGCGAGAAAAATATGCACCAACATCCTCCAGCGTAAGGGAGGAAGATGACGAACAAAATAAAGAGGAGAGCGCCCCGTCCCTTAAGGAAGAAAATCGTCTATCTGATGAAAAAACCGAGACACAAATCCATGAAGGAGGCGAAGACGCACAACCTCATTATGAAGATATGGAGCACGTTTACGAGGAGCCGAATACGGAATCGGAATCGTCGGAATTGCAACGGATTCCGGTAATGTATCCCATTGGCCAGTTGCATGGTACGTATATTTTGGCGCAAAACGATCAAGGGCTTTATTTGATTGATCAACATGCTGCCCAAGAGCGGATCCACTACGAATATTATCGAAAAAAACTCGGCGATCCCGAACAGATGAGCCAATCGTTGCTCGTTCCTTTCACGATGACATTTACACCGCAGGAAGCAGCCCGTATCGAAGAGCTGGCGTCCGCGCTTGAGGAAATGGGGGTTCAATTGGAGGCATTTGGTGTGCATACGTACCGTGTCCGTGCCCATCCCACTTGGATCCCGAAAGGGGTAGAAGAAGAGACGATTCGGGAACTGATAGCTCAATTGCTCTCCTTAAAACAACCGGATATTCCCGAGTTGCGTGAAGAAGCGGTTGCTTTAACTTCTTGTAAGGCAGCTATTAAAGCCAACCGGCATTTGCGTTCTGATGAAATGTTTGCGTTGTTGGAAGAAATGCGGGCGTGCAAAGACCCGTTTACTTGTCCGCATGGGCGTCCGATTTATATTCACATAACCCGGTATGAACTTGAAAAGATGTTCAAGCGGGTCATGTGA
- the mutS gene encoding DNA mismatch repair protein MutS, producing the protein MSKITPMMQQYYDIKNQYPDAFLFFRLGDFYELFFDDAELAARELEITLTRRGKGEDAAPMCGVPYHSAENYIARLIDKGYKIAICEQVEDPQTAKGVVKREVIRVVTPGTIMEERAVTADANHYIAALSGTDHERLAYVRTDLTTGETDGGIIGSEVTDIEKALLVDGLREVIFPREELPSEWEKWMKTAAFTISYEENEDMPDAYHHLYNGSDPSVRAAFGRMLHYLARTQKRSLAHLQALATIEPQEFLQMDVHTRRNLELTASLRERKKKGSLYHLLDDTKTAMGSRMLHRFLERPLANKSEVERRQTLVHRLVDDMLTRAQLQDQLKNVYDLERLVGRVAYGNVNARELVQLRTSLQQVPEIVQTLPALGDEGVRLIEDVDVCDALRARLEAALVDDPPIAIREGGMIRRGFHEELDEYREASENGKTWLSNLEHQERAATGIKTLKVGYNRVFGYYIEISKAQLPHTPDYFERKQTLTNAERFITPELKEMENRILEAEEKMGQLEFDLFKRIREETNAYIPHLQQLAQMIAYVDCLQSFAQVSEERRFTRPQFSETRKLALINSRHPVVETTLERGAYVANDVRMDDEREQLLITGPNMAGKSTYMRQIAIIAVMAQIGCFVPADEATLPLFDKIFTRIGAADDLVSGQSTFMVEMLETEHALKEATSDSLLLLDEIGRGTSTYDGMALARSIVEYIHGHIGAKTLFSTHYHELTILEDELETLWNVHVRAEEEAGEVIFLHKVEEGRADKSYGIHVAQLARLPDTVIERARTLLDTYENVPQENTNDLHEQVPLFTYQEEKKPARAVNEKETTELAKVTKQIRDTDLLNLTPLEAMQAIGKWQKQLRSKS; encoded by the coding sequence GTGTCGAAAATTACACCGATGATGCAGCAATACTATGACATAAAAAACCAGTATCCGGATGCTTTTTTATTTTTTCGGTTGGGAGATTTCTATGAACTGTTTTTCGACGATGCCGAATTGGCGGCAAGGGAACTGGAAATTACCCTGACGCGCAGAGGAAAAGGGGAAGACGCCGCTCCCATGTGCGGAGTTCCGTATCATTCTGCCGAAAATTATATCGCCCGTTTAATCGATAAAGGGTATAAAATTGCGATTTGTGAACAAGTGGAAGATCCGCAAACGGCCAAAGGGGTTGTGAAGCGCGAGGTGATTCGTGTCGTTACTCCGGGAACGATCATGGAAGAACGTGCCGTAACGGCAGATGCCAATCATTACATTGCGGCTTTGTCCGGCACGGATCATGAAAGGTTGGCGTATGTACGCACGGACTTAACGACAGGGGAAACCGACGGAGGCATCATCGGTTCCGAAGTGACCGATATCGAAAAGGCGCTGCTCGTGGATGGACTAAGAGAAGTGATCTTTCCGCGCGAAGAGCTTCCATCTGAATGGGAAAAATGGATGAAAACGGCTGCCTTTACGATTTCTTATGAAGAAAATGAGGACATGCCTGATGCTTATCACCATTTATACAATGGCTCAGATCCATCTGTGCGCGCTGCTTTCGGACGAATGCTCCATTATCTGGCCAGAACACAAAAACGTTCCCTTGCCCATCTGCAAGCTTTGGCGACGATTGAGCCGCAGGAATTTTTACAAATGGATGTACATACCAGGCGAAATCTAGAGCTCACCGCTTCCTTAAGAGAGCGCAAAAAGAAAGGTTCTTTGTATCATTTGCTCGACGATACAAAGACAGCGATGGGAAGCCGAATGCTCCACCGTTTTCTGGAACGTCCGTTAGCGAATAAAAGCGAAGTGGAACGGAGGCAGACGCTCGTCCATAGACTTGTGGATGATATGCTTACCCGTGCGCAATTGCAGGATCAACTGAAAAATGTGTACGATTTGGAACGTTTGGTGGGCCGTGTCGCTTATGGAAATGTCAACGCTCGTGAACTCGTGCAATTGCGAACGTCGTTGCAACAGGTTCCGGAAATCGTACAAACGTTGCCTGCGCTAGGTGATGAAGGCGTTCGTCTGATTGAAGATGTGGATGTGTGCGATGCATTACGCGCACGTCTGGAAGCTGCGCTTGTGGATGATCCGCCGATTGCGATCCGCGAAGGGGGGATGATTCGGCGCGGTTTCCACGAAGAACTTGATGAATACCGGGAAGCCAGTGAAAACGGGAAGACGTGGCTCTCCAATCTTGAACATCAAGAGCGGGCAGCGACGGGAATTAAAACGTTAAAAGTGGGCTATAACCGTGTTTTCGGTTACTATATCGAAATCTCCAAAGCGCAGTTGCCGCACACTCCCGATTACTTTGAACGAAAACAGACATTGACAAACGCGGAGCGCTTTATTACTCCCGAATTAAAGGAAATGGAAAATCGCATTTTGGAAGCCGAAGAAAAAATGGGTCAGCTGGAATTTGACCTTTTTAAAAGAATTCGGGAGGAAACGAATGCGTACATTCCCCATCTGCAGCAGCTTGCGCAAATGATTGCTTATGTCGATTGTTTGCAAAGTTTCGCCCAAGTCAGTGAAGAAAGGCGTTTCACGCGTCCGCAATTCTCCGAAACGCGTAAGTTAGCGCTCATAAACAGCCGCCACCCTGTCGTTGAAACAACGTTGGAAAGAGGAGCGTACGTCGCGAATGATGTGCGCATGGATGATGAGCGGGAACAGTTATTAATTACCGGTCCGAATATGGCGGGAAAGAGTACGTATATGCGGCAGATCGCGATCATTGCCGTTATGGCGCAAATCGGTTGTTTTGTTCCTGCGGATGAAGCGACTTTGCCATTGTTTGATAAAATTTTTACGCGTATCGGTGCCGCCGATGACCTTGTCAGTGGCCAAAGCACATTCATGGTGGAGATGCTTGAAACCGAACATGCCTTGAAAGAAGCGACGTCGGACAGTCTCCTCCTCCTTGATGAAATCGGGAGAGGAACGTCTACGTATGACGGCATGGCGCTTGCCCGTTCCATCGTGGAATATATTCATGGGCATATTGGGGCAAAAACGTTATTCTCCACCCATTATCATGAACTGACCATCTTGGAAGATGAGCTGGAGACGTTATGGAACGTTCACGTACGGGCAGAGGAAGAAGCGGGAGAAGTGATCTTTTTGCACAAAGTCGAGGAAGGGCGCGCTGATAAAAGTTACGGCATTCACGTTGCCCAATTGGCTCGGCTTCCCGATACAGTGATCGAACGTGCGCGCACATTGTTGGACACATATGAGAACGTTCCGCAAGAAAACACAAACGATCTTCATGAACAGGTCCCATTGTTTACGTATCAGGAAGAAAAAAAACCGGCTCGTGCCGTTAATGAAAAGGAAACGACCGAACTCGCCAAAGTGACCAAGCAAATCCGAGACACGGATCTATTGAACCTCACGCCGCTCGAAGCGATGCAAGCCATTGGCAAATGGCAAAAACAACTGCGTTCAAAATCATAA